The Osmerus eperlanus chromosome 15, fOsmEpe2.1, whole genome shotgun sequence genome includes a window with the following:
- the emilin2b gene encoding EMILIN-2 isoform X2 codes for MESETLTLKSVIFYITLTLPLINGTPSKYNMFHGNVHSGSEHRQRHKNWCAYVVHKNVSCSVVGGTASYVQPEFSPCPMHQQNCAQQVMYRTLFRPMYKIAYKLVTELEWRCCPGFQGHDCRELKGVPPRQTEQSQWPHPPPSPGSIPATHGQEQSSGGQSGHPWSEAGQTGQVGVGQPGGQTTQGGVGGQWTSGPTNQQLEEEVQRLAQTVLDMQAAMTTMSSNLRVDVQEDASKMLVTLLNNLRQPDSARAGETQSISLQGLSLEHDYTGMDEVMSKINQVTDTLTVKSNALEDLLGRVNQHDGQLQLLLEATQGHQATPAPAPQAKDASLLAYVDEKFRALRDELMEGMEIKMADLKSSCDYKIMSVQEQCEGQETNYLSLTELLDSKEGDLRKEIQDLKLQLPSSEMGVGGGSPGMEELKREVEKLSENQMTLRAGVERMEGLSSSPRTPHPLLTRVEVLENRLNTSERSPGGCCLSLQQKLKREGEERSAGLRKSLEDRLSSMEGRVTNLLTNQDNSPLNGARGLENLEREVSSYKTSVQGLEDRFQALDQLCSKENPAVMLNIQQDLQTCRTSLDAMQSSLNGQSDSFRAMEEIVQGRLLNHSAGISDIQGELRVLRRLVGTLEGSLSDLGSSLGQQAREIHQINSTCSQASTRSRQESRDLLGLHTAQREELRGRLEELAREVRAEADRCRQSAEGVEKEVAGVDSRVANVENMCSKLDPISGSLQRIKDGLNKHVTGLWTCIGQLNRTVRAQALDVRGLKGTCQHLQNHISDMARDLHDLTSSPPGVRVGVKNSVLSTLSKPRVPPKEPHLELGPVGPLDSPLPGPHVMETGQAGPPGTKASSRLPKGTDGSMTPLKGFAGAPAPPPISTVSVKPSVPMLSAHIPLRPQTHKPFMASGEGVSFSSGLNIRSFPGEVGIIRFNKVLVNDGRHYDPHTGIFTAPVEGRYLISAVLTAQRGEHVDAVLSVSNRSIQRLDTAGYRADLAGPGPIKEGRCDCGGSASLSLVLNLKRGDKLGLVLTAGKLAITESTEVLSTFSGVLLYPPPSHR; via the exons ATGGAGAGCGAAACCTTGACACTGAAAAGTGTGATATTTTATATCACACTCACTTTGCCATTGATAAACGGGACACCATCTAAATACAACATGTTTCACGGCAACGTGCATTCTGGCTCCGAACACAGGCAGAGACATAA AAATTGGTGTGCGTATGTTGTGCATAAGAACGTGAGCTGTTCAGTAGTCGGAGGCACTGCAAGTTACGTGCAACCAGAGTTCTCCCCGTGCCCAATGCATCAGCAGAACTGTGCGCAACAAGTGAT GTATAGGACGCTCTTCCGGCCCATGTACAAGATTGCCTATAAACTGGTGACAGAGCTGGAGTGGAGGTGCTGTCCAGGTTTCCAAGGACACGACTGCAGAGAGCTAAAGGGCGTGCCACCCCGTCAGACAGAGCAGAGCCAAtggccccacccccctccttctcctggaAGCATCCCTGCAACACATG GTCAAGAGCAATCATCAGGGGGGCAGAGTGGCCATCCATGGAGTGAGGCGGGGCAGACGGGCCAGGTGGGTGTGGGGCAGCCTGGGGGTCAGACCACTCAGGGCGGAGTTGGGGGCCAGTGGACAAGTGGACCGACCAATCAGCAGTTAGAAGAGGAGGTTCAGCGTCTTGCCCAGACGGTCCTGGATATGCAGGCTGCCATGACAACAATGTCCTCCAACCTGCGCGTGGACGTCCAAGAGGACGCCAGTAAGATGCTGGTCACTCTGCTGAACAACCTGCGGCAGCCTGACAGCGCGAGGGCCGGGGAGACCCAGAGCATTAGCCTACAGGGCCTCTCACTGGAGCATGACTACACGGGCATGGACGAGGTCATGAGCAAGATCAATCAGGTCACCGACACCCTCACTGTGAAGAGCAACGCTCTGGAAGACCTCCTGGGCAGAGTCAACCAGCATGATGGACAGCTCCAGTTGCTTCTGGAGGCCACCCAGGGTCATCAGGCCACACCCGCTCCTGCTCCACAAGCCAAGGACGCATCCCTGCTGGCATACGTGGACGAGAAGTTTCGTGCCCTGAGGGATGAGTTGATGGAGGGCATGGAGATCAAGATGGCAGACCTAAAGAGCTCGTGTGACTACAAGATCATGTCTGTGCAGGAGCAGTGTGAGGGCCAAGAGACCAACTACCTCAGCCTGACTGAGCTCCTAGACTCCAAGGAGGGCGACCTTCGCAAGGAGATCCAGGACCTCAAGCTCCAGTTGCCCAGCTCAGAAATGGGAGTCGGAGGAGGATCTCCTGGGATGGAGGAGTTGAAAAGGGAGGTGGAGAAGCTGTCTGAGAACCAGATGACTCTCCGGGCCGGTGTAGAGAGAATGGAAGGGCTCAGCTCTTCCCCCCGGACACCCCACCCCCTATTGACCCGTGTAGAGGTCCTGGAGAACCGTCTGAACACGTCTGAGAGGAGCCCGGGGGGgtgctgtctctccctccagcagaagttgaaaagagagggggaggagaggtctgCCGGCCTGAGGAAGAGCCTGGAGGACAGGCTAAGCTCCATGGAGGGCAGGGTCACCAACCTCTTGACAAACCAAGATAACAGCCCCTTGAATGGGGCCCGGGGGCTAGAGAATCTGGAACGGGAGGTCAGCTCTTATAAGACAAGTGTTCAAGGCCTGGAGGACAGATTCCAAGCCCTGGACCAGTTGTGTTCTAAGGAAAATCCTGCTGTCATGCTGAACATTCAGCAggacctccagacctgcaggacAAGCCTGGATGCCATGCAGAGCAGTTTGAATGGTCAATCAGATAGCTTCAGAGCCATGGAGGAGATTGTGCAGGGCCGTCTCCTGAACCACAGTGCAGGCATCTCAGACATACAGGGTGAGCTTCGTGTTCTGAGGCGACTCGTGGGGACTCTGGAGGGCTCTCTTTCGGACCTGGGATCCTCTCTCGGCCAGCAAGCCAGGGAGATCCATCAGATCAACTCCACCTGCAGCCAGGCCAGCACAAGATCACGCCAGGAGTCAAGAGACCTGCTGGGGCTTCACACTGCCCAGCGTGAGGAGCTGAGGGGtaggctggaggagctggccaGGGAGGTGAGGGCCGAGGCCGACCGCTGCAGGCAGAGTGCCGAAGGAGTGGAGAAAGAGGTGGCTGGTGTGGACAGCAGAGTGGCCAATGTTGAGAACATGTGCAGTAAGCTGGATCCCATCTCAGGAAGCCTGCAGAGGATCAAGGATGGGTTGAACAAGCACGTGACCGGACTGTGGACCTGCATCGGCCAGCTGAACCGTACTGTGAGAGCTCAGGCCCTGGATGTAAGAGGACTGAAAGGAACCTGCCAGCACCTGCAGAACCACATCTCTGACATGGCAAGGGACCTTCACGACCTGACCAGCAGTCCTCCAG GTGTTCGGGTAGGTGTGAAAAATTCTGTCCTCTCTACATTGTCCAAGCCCCGGGTGCCACCCAAGGAGCCCCACCTAGAACTGGGCCCGGTGGGCCCCCTAGATTCCCCCCTCCCTGGGCCACATGTAATGGAGACTGGGCAGGCAGGCCCCCCTGGAACCAAGGCCTCCTCCAGGCTGCCCAAGGGGACTGATGGTAGCATGACCCCCCTCAAGGGCTTCGCAGGAGCCCCGG ctcctccacccaTCTCAACGGTGTCTGTAAAGCCCAGTGTGCCGATGCTGTCAG CTCACATTCCACTGAGACCACAAACCCATAAACCATTCATGGCCTCAG gtGAGGGGGTATCGTTCTCCTCTGGTCTGAACATCCGGTCTTTCCCTGGCGAGGTTGGAATCATACGCTTCAACAAGGTGCTTGTCAATGATGGGAGACACTACGACCCTCACACAG GGATCTTCACTGCTCCTGTGGAGGGCCGCTACCTGATCAGTGCCGTGCTGACAGCCCAAAGAGGAGAACACGTGGATGCCGTCCTCTCGGTGTCCAATCGCAGCATCCAGAGGCTGGACACGGCAGGTTATCGGGCAGATCTGGCCGGACCTGGACCAATCAAAGAGGGGAGATGTGACTGTGGAGGCTCGGCCTCTCTGAGCCTCGTGCTCAACCTGAAGAGAGGGGACAAGCTGGGGCTTGTCCTGACCGCTGGGAAACTAGCCATCACTGAGTCCACAGAGGTTCTGTCCACTTTCAGTGGcgtcctcctctaccctcctccctcccacagaTAA
- the emilin2b gene encoding EMILIN-2 isoform X1, translating into MESETLTLKSVIFYITLTLPLINGTPSKYNMFHGNVHSGSEHRQRHKNWCAYVVHKNVSCSVVGGTASYVQPEFSPCPMHQQNCAQQVMYRTLFRPMYKIAYKLVTELEWRCCPGFQGHDCRELKGVPPRQTEQSQWPHPPPSPGSIPATHGQEQSSGGQSGHPWSEAGQTGQVGVGQPGGQTTQGGVGGQWTSGPTNQQLEEEVQRLAQTVLDMQAAMTTMSSNLRVDVQEDASKMLVTLLNNLRQPDSARAGETQSISLQGLSLEHDYTGMDEVMSKINQVTDTLTVKSNALEDLLGRVNQHDGQLQLLLEATQGHQATPAPAPQAKDASLLAYVDEKFRALRDELMEGMEIKMADLKSSCDYKIMSVQEQCEGQETNYLSLTELLDSKEGDLRKEIQDLKLQLPSSEMGVGGGSPGMEELKREVEKLSENQMTLRAGVERMEGLSSSPRTPHPLLTRVEVLENRLNTSERSPGGCCLSLQQKLKREGEERSAGLRKSLEDRLSSMEGRVTNLLTNQDNSPLNGARGLENLEREVSSYKTSVQGLEDRFQALDQLCSKENPAVMLNIQQDLQTCRTSLDAMQSSLNGQSDSFRAMEEIVQGRLLNHSAGISDIQGELRVLRRLVGTLEGSLSDLGSSLGQQAREIHQINSTCSQASTRSRQESRDLLGLHTAQREELRGRLEELAREVRAEADRCRQSAEGVEKEVAGVDSRVANVENMCSKLDPISGSLQRIKDGLNKHVTGLWTCIGQLNRTVRAQALDVRGLKGTCQHLQNHISDMARDLHDLTSSPPGNSGVRVGVKNSVLSTLSKPRVPPKEPHLELGPVGPLDSPLPGPHVMETGQAGPPGTKASSRLPKGTDGSMTPLKGFAGAPAPPPISTVSVKPSVPMLSAHIPLRPQTHKPFMASGEGVSFSSGLNIRSFPGEVGIIRFNKVLVNDGRHYDPHTGIFTAPVEGRYLISAVLTAQRGEHVDAVLSVSNRSIQRLDTAGYRADLAGPGPIKEGRCDCGGSASLSLVLNLKRGDKLGLVLTAGKLAITESTEVLSTFSGVLLYPPPSHR; encoded by the exons ATGGAGAGCGAAACCTTGACACTGAAAAGTGTGATATTTTATATCACACTCACTTTGCCATTGATAAACGGGACACCATCTAAATACAACATGTTTCACGGCAACGTGCATTCTGGCTCCGAACACAGGCAGAGACATAA AAATTGGTGTGCGTATGTTGTGCATAAGAACGTGAGCTGTTCAGTAGTCGGAGGCACTGCAAGTTACGTGCAACCAGAGTTCTCCCCGTGCCCAATGCATCAGCAGAACTGTGCGCAACAAGTGAT GTATAGGACGCTCTTCCGGCCCATGTACAAGATTGCCTATAAACTGGTGACAGAGCTGGAGTGGAGGTGCTGTCCAGGTTTCCAAGGACACGACTGCAGAGAGCTAAAGGGCGTGCCACCCCGTCAGACAGAGCAGAGCCAAtggccccacccccctccttctcctggaAGCATCCCTGCAACACATG GTCAAGAGCAATCATCAGGGGGGCAGAGTGGCCATCCATGGAGTGAGGCGGGGCAGACGGGCCAGGTGGGTGTGGGGCAGCCTGGGGGTCAGACCACTCAGGGCGGAGTTGGGGGCCAGTGGACAAGTGGACCGACCAATCAGCAGTTAGAAGAGGAGGTTCAGCGTCTTGCCCAGACGGTCCTGGATATGCAGGCTGCCATGACAACAATGTCCTCCAACCTGCGCGTGGACGTCCAAGAGGACGCCAGTAAGATGCTGGTCACTCTGCTGAACAACCTGCGGCAGCCTGACAGCGCGAGGGCCGGGGAGACCCAGAGCATTAGCCTACAGGGCCTCTCACTGGAGCATGACTACACGGGCATGGACGAGGTCATGAGCAAGATCAATCAGGTCACCGACACCCTCACTGTGAAGAGCAACGCTCTGGAAGACCTCCTGGGCAGAGTCAACCAGCATGATGGACAGCTCCAGTTGCTTCTGGAGGCCACCCAGGGTCATCAGGCCACACCCGCTCCTGCTCCACAAGCCAAGGACGCATCCCTGCTGGCATACGTGGACGAGAAGTTTCGTGCCCTGAGGGATGAGTTGATGGAGGGCATGGAGATCAAGATGGCAGACCTAAAGAGCTCGTGTGACTACAAGATCATGTCTGTGCAGGAGCAGTGTGAGGGCCAAGAGACCAACTACCTCAGCCTGACTGAGCTCCTAGACTCCAAGGAGGGCGACCTTCGCAAGGAGATCCAGGACCTCAAGCTCCAGTTGCCCAGCTCAGAAATGGGAGTCGGAGGAGGATCTCCTGGGATGGAGGAGTTGAAAAGGGAGGTGGAGAAGCTGTCTGAGAACCAGATGACTCTCCGGGCCGGTGTAGAGAGAATGGAAGGGCTCAGCTCTTCCCCCCGGACACCCCACCCCCTATTGACCCGTGTAGAGGTCCTGGAGAACCGTCTGAACACGTCTGAGAGGAGCCCGGGGGGgtgctgtctctccctccagcagaagttgaaaagagagggggaggagaggtctgCCGGCCTGAGGAAGAGCCTGGAGGACAGGCTAAGCTCCATGGAGGGCAGGGTCACCAACCTCTTGACAAACCAAGATAACAGCCCCTTGAATGGGGCCCGGGGGCTAGAGAATCTGGAACGGGAGGTCAGCTCTTATAAGACAAGTGTTCAAGGCCTGGAGGACAGATTCCAAGCCCTGGACCAGTTGTGTTCTAAGGAAAATCCTGCTGTCATGCTGAACATTCAGCAggacctccagacctgcaggacAAGCCTGGATGCCATGCAGAGCAGTTTGAATGGTCAATCAGATAGCTTCAGAGCCATGGAGGAGATTGTGCAGGGCCGTCTCCTGAACCACAGTGCAGGCATCTCAGACATACAGGGTGAGCTTCGTGTTCTGAGGCGACTCGTGGGGACTCTGGAGGGCTCTCTTTCGGACCTGGGATCCTCTCTCGGCCAGCAAGCCAGGGAGATCCATCAGATCAACTCCACCTGCAGCCAGGCCAGCACAAGATCACGCCAGGAGTCAAGAGACCTGCTGGGGCTTCACACTGCCCAGCGTGAGGAGCTGAGGGGtaggctggaggagctggccaGGGAGGTGAGGGCCGAGGCCGACCGCTGCAGGCAGAGTGCCGAAGGAGTGGAGAAAGAGGTGGCTGGTGTGGACAGCAGAGTGGCCAATGTTGAGAACATGTGCAGTAAGCTGGATCCCATCTCAGGAAGCCTGCAGAGGATCAAGGATGGGTTGAACAAGCACGTGACCGGACTGTGGACCTGCATCGGCCAGCTGAACCGTACTGTGAGAGCTCAGGCCCTGGATGTAAGAGGACTGAAAGGAACCTGCCAGCACCTGCAGAACCACATCTCTGACATGGCAAGGGACCTTCACGACCTGACCAGCAGTCCTCCAGGTAACTCAG GTGTTCGGGTAGGTGTGAAAAATTCTGTCCTCTCTACATTGTCCAAGCCCCGGGTGCCACCCAAGGAGCCCCACCTAGAACTGGGCCCGGTGGGCCCCCTAGATTCCCCCCTCCCTGGGCCACATGTAATGGAGACTGGGCAGGCAGGCCCCCCTGGAACCAAGGCCTCCTCCAGGCTGCCCAAGGGGACTGATGGTAGCATGACCCCCCTCAAGGGCTTCGCAGGAGCCCCGG ctcctccacccaTCTCAACGGTGTCTGTAAAGCCCAGTGTGCCGATGCTGTCAG CTCACATTCCACTGAGACCACAAACCCATAAACCATTCATGGCCTCAG gtGAGGGGGTATCGTTCTCCTCTGGTCTGAACATCCGGTCTTTCCCTGGCGAGGTTGGAATCATACGCTTCAACAAGGTGCTTGTCAATGATGGGAGACACTACGACCCTCACACAG GGATCTTCACTGCTCCTGTGGAGGGCCGCTACCTGATCAGTGCCGTGCTGACAGCCCAAAGAGGAGAACACGTGGATGCCGTCCTCTCGGTGTCCAATCGCAGCATCCAGAGGCTGGACACGGCAGGTTATCGGGCAGATCTGGCCGGACCTGGACCAATCAAAGAGGGGAGATGTGACTGTGGAGGCTCGGCCTCTCTGAGCCTCGTGCTCAACCTGAAGAGAGGGGACAAGCTGGGGCTTGTCCTGACCGCTGGGAAACTAGCCATCACTGAGTCCACAGAGGTTCTGTCCACTTTCAGTGGcgtcctcctctaccctcctccctcccacagaTAA
- the LOC134035221 gene encoding phosphatidate phosphatase LPIN2-like gives MNYMGQLAGQVLVTVKELYKGINQATLSGCIDVVVVRQQDGSFQCSPFHVRFGKLGVLRSKEKVIDIEINGEPVELHMKLGDNGEAFFVQETEQHNEIIPAHLATSPIPTEEVLSWSRESKAGGSGLENGTPHVPEDPVSALTQPSNSAGAGKKKKRRRRKHKADARKEEHAPGAAAGEEAFELSSDEEHVTHNGRSSTVKDPAEPRQHTSLHSLDSYPFSDGDWAHPDRDLSEPQSPKSDSELMVKSTESMLRSESHMQWSWGEFPESTRVSKKERSDLPKTVTITPSESTHFRVILSSEAMEAGVKDMQTSMDPVCTIVKPEPRTPKADRHNANNNFPSPVSEPSRALINPFEPDLTKPEPNTTSLTTEPCYSKTDPYPPKPDVYPQKAEPSSPKPDLSVPKSDVCPPKLERRTRWTSSPPSVSASSRRDSAGENGTAAASHKGTRNPDTRPCSGADSPSKRRGVRKRSQHQGPEDIYLDDLSALEPDVVARYFPKSESEQVPQDWVEVDRRSGSQSPHSVGSAAADSGTECLSDSAGDLPDVTVSLCGGVGENTEISKERFMEHIITYQEFAENPAIIDNPNLVVRIANRYYNWTLAAPLILSMQAFQKNLPKATEEAWVKEKMPKKSGRWWFWRKSSVKQSETKMERQESLSRESPVPHQAPATQQKAADSSSDDESKELNAVAPASAPPSAQPPAAAAGSHSYRKSLRLSSNQITSLKLREGPNDVTFSITTQYQGTCRCEGTIYLWSWDDKVIISDIDGTITKSDVFGQILPQLGKDWTHPGIARLYHLVHENGYKFLYCSARAIGMADMTRGYLHWVNDRGTILPRGPLMLCPSSLFSAFHREVIEKKPEKFKIECLTDIKNLFHPNTHPFYAAFGNRTNDVFAYKQVGVPVCRIFTVNPKGELILEQTKGNKTSYSRLSELVEHVFPLRSKEQNANFLFPEFSSFCFWRQPIAEVGLEEL, from the exons ATGAACTACATGGGCCAGCTGGCTGGCCAGGTGCTGGTGACAGTGAAGGAGCTGTACAAGGGGATCAACCAGGCCACGCTGTCCGGCTGCATCGACGTGGTGGTGGTCCGGCAGCAGGACGGAAGCTTCCAGTGCTCCCCCTTCCACGTGCGCTTCGGGAAACTGGGCGTGCTCCGCTCCAAGGAGAAAGTG ATTGACATTGAGATCAATGGGGAACCGGTGGAGCTACACATGAAGCTAGGAGACAATGGAGAGGCCTTCTTTGTCCAGGAGACAGAGCAGCACAAC GAGATCATCCCGGCCCACCTCGCCACCTCACCTATCCCCACAGAAGAGGTTCTGTCCTGGAGCCGGGAGTCCAAAGCCGGGGGGTCGGGTCTGGAGAACGGGACGCCTCACGTTCCCGAGGACCCCGTCTcagccctgacccagcccagCAACTCCGCCGGTGccgggaagaagaagaagaggcgcCGGAGGAAGCACAAAGCCGACGCCCGCAAAGAGGAGCATGCCCCCGGGGCCGCCGCAGGGGAGGAGGCCTTTGAGCTCAGCTCCGACGAGGAGCACGTCACACACaacggcag GAGTTCCACAGTGAAGGACCCTGCAGAGCCCCGGCagcacacctccctccactccctggaCAGCTACCCCTTCTCTGACGGAGACTGGGCTCACCCTGACAG AGACCTCTCAGAACCCCAGTCTCCTAAAAGTGACTCAGAACTCATGGTGAAGTCGACAGAGAGCATGCTCAGATCTGAGTCCCACATGCAATGGTCCTGGGGAGAGTTCCCAGAATCCACCAGG gtcagcaagaaagagagatccGATCTACCTAAGACAGTGACCATCACCCCATCTGAGAGCACCCACTTCCGTGTCATTCTTAGCTCGGAGGCCATGGAAGCTGGGGTGAAGGACATGCAGACCTCCATGGATCCGGTCTGCACTATCGTCAAACCAGAACCCCGCACACCTAAAGCGGACCGGCACAACGCCAACAACAACTTTCCCAGCCCTGTATCTGAACCCAGCCGGGCCCTAATCAACCCCTTTGAGCCGGACCTCACAAAACCTGAACCCAACACGACATCTCTCACGACGGAGCCGTGCTACTCCAAAACAGACCCCTATCCCCCCAAGCCGGATGTGTACCCCCAAAAAGCAGAGCCCTCTTCCCCCAAACCTGACCTCAGTGTCCCCAAGTCTGATGTCTGTCCCCCCAAACTGGAGCGCAGGACCCGTTGGACGTCCTCCCCCCCCAGTGTGTCTGCGTCCAGCCGGAGAGACAGTGCCGGTGAGAATGGGACTGCCGCGGCCAGTCACAAGGGTACCAGAAACCCCGACACCAGACCCTGCTCCGGGGCAGACTCGCCTTCCAAGAGAAGAG GAGTGAGGAAGAGAAGCCAGCACCAGGGACCTGAGGACATCTACCTGGACGACCTGAGCGCGCTTGAGCCTGATGTTGTGGCACGCTACTTCCCAAAGAG cgAGTCCGAGCAGGTTCCTCAGGACtgggtggaggtggacaggCGTTCGGGCTCCCAGTCGCCTCATTCTGTGGGGAGCGCGGCAGCCGACAGTGGGACAGAGTGTCTGTCGGACTCCGCCGGTGACCTGCCCGACGTCACCGTATCTCtctgtgggggtgtgggagAGAACACTGAGATCTCCAAAG AGAGATTCATGGAGCACATCATCACATATCAGGAATTTGCTGAAAATCCAGCGATTATCGACAATCCTAATTTGGTAGTTAGAATCGCCAACCG ATATTACAACTGGACCTTGGCAGCTCCCTTGATACTAAGCATGCAGGCCTTCCAGAAGAACCTTCCCAAG GCGACTGAGGAGGCGTGGGTGAAGGAGAAGATGCCAAAGAAGTCTGGTCGCTGGTGGTTCTGGAGAAAGAGCAGTGTAAAGCAG TCAGAGactaagatggagagacaggagtcCCTTAGCAGAGAGAGCCCTGTTCCTCACCAGGCCCCTGCTACACA GCAGAAAGCAGCCGACTCCTCCAGCGATGACGAGTCCAAAGAGCTCAACGCTGTGGCTCCTGCTTCTGCCCCGCCCTCGGCCCAGCCTCCAGCGGCTGCAGCCGGTTCACATTCCTACAGGAAGtccctccgcctctcctccaACCAGATA acCAGTCTGAAGCTGAGGGAGGGTCCGAACGACGTGACCTTCAGCATCACCACCCAGTACCAGGGCACCTGCCGCTGTGAGGGCACCATCTACCTGTGGAGCTGGGACGACAAGGTCATCATCTCCGACATCGACGGCACCATCACCAA GTCTGATGTGTTTGGTCAGATTTTACCTCAGCTGGGTAAAGACTGGACCCACCCTGGCATCGCCAGACTCTACCACCTAGTGCACGA gAATGGCTACAAGTTCCTATACTGTTCGGCCCGGGCCATTGGCATGGCAGACATGACCAGAGGGTACCTGCACTGGGTGAATGACAGGGGCACCATCCTCCCCAGGGGCCCTCTCATGCTGTGTCCCAGCAGTCTCTTCTCAGCCTTCCACAG agagGTTATAGAGAAGAAGCCGGAGAAATTTAAGATCGAGTGCCTCACGGATATTAAGAACCTcttccaccccaacacacatccCTTCTACGCTGCTTTTGGGAACAGAACTAAT GACGTGTTTGCATACAAGCAAGTGGGTGTCCCTGTATGTAGGATCTTCACCGTCAACCCTAAAGGAGAGCTCATCTTGGAGCAGACCAAGGGCAACAAAACCTC GTACAGCCGACTGAGTGAGCTTGTGGAACACGTTTTCCCTCTCCGAAGCAAGGAACAGAACGCCAACTTCCTCTTCCCAGAATTCAGTTCCTTCTGCTTCTGGAGACAGCCAATCGCAGAGGTCGGTCTTGAGGAGCTGTGA